Part of the Geobacter pickeringii genome, ACCCGCTCCTCCCGCTGGACGAGGTAGCGGCTGTAGGAACAGTGGTAGTCGGAGAGGGCCTCGTTCCAGACCTCGGTGATCCGGTGACAGACCCGGTCCATGAAGAAGCGGTCGTGGGAGACGAGGATCACCGATCCGGGATAGGCGCAGAGGTACTCCTCCAGCCAGTTGCGGGCCTCGATGTCCAGGTGGTTGGTCGGCTCGTCGAGGAGGAGCACGTTCGGCTTGCGGAGCAGGAGCTTCGCCAGGGCGATCCGCATCTGCCACCCCCCCGAGAACTCGCCGCACTCCTTGCGGCCGTCGGCGTCGGAGAAGCCGAGGCCGGCCAGCACCCGCCCCACCTCCGCCTCCATGGCGTACCCGCCACGCAGGCGGAACTCCTCCTGGAGCCGGCCGTAGCGGTCGAGGAGCGCGTCGTGCTCCTCCCCCGCCGCCGGGGCGGCTTCCAGGCGCATCGTCAGGTCGTGGAGCTCCCGCTCCATCTCCCGCAGCTCCCCCAGCGCCTCCATCGCCTCGTCGAAGAGAGGGCGGCCGCGGGTGACGATCCCGTCCTGGGGGAGGTAGCCGACCGTCGCCCCCCGGGCAAAGATCATCTCGCCGGCCGAATGCTCCACGAGCCCGGCGATGATCCGCATCAGGGTCGACTTGCCGGCCCCGTTCTCGCCGACGAGGCCGACCCGCTCCCCCTTCTTGAGGTGCCAGTCGATGGCGGTGAAGAGCGGGCGTCCCGCGAAATCTTTGGAAAGCTTTTTCAGGTGGAGCATGGCGTTGGTTCCGATCCTTGTTTCGTGTGCCGCAGCGGTCATTGTAGGGGGGGGAAAATGGCGTTGTCAATCACCGATCCCCGCAACACAGCCCCGTGCCGAAGTTTTTTGTTATTAATACGGGAAAAGTCTGGTATACTTTCAAGGTTTATCACGCTTTCCACGCCTCCGGGCGTTCGGAATATCATATCGGGCCCGCGGCATCCCGCCGCGGCCGGCCGAAATCTCCGCGCCGCGGGAGACGCTCCCGCGCCGCACAAAGGAATCCCATCAATGGCAAAGAAGATGCTCATCAACGTGATGCATCCGGAAGAGGCCCGCGTCGCCATCGTCGAAGAAGGCAAGCTGGTCGATCTGGACATCGAGATCGCCGGGAGCGAACAGACCCGCGGCAACATCTACAAGGGGGTGGTGGTCCGGGTGGAACCGGGGCTCCAGGCCGCCTTCGTCGACATCGGACTCAAGAGGCTCGGCTTCCTCCAGATGGGGGAGATCCACCCCTCCTTCTGGCAGTGGCGCAGCGACATCCCCGAGGAGCAGCGCAGCCGCCGGCCGCGCATTCAGGAGATCCTCCGCCGGGGGCAGGAACTGGTGGTCCAGGTGGAAAAGGGGGAACGGGACATGAAGGGGGCGGCCCTCACCTCCTACCTGTCGCTGCCGGGGCGGTACATGGTGCTCATGCCAGGGAGCGACTCCGCCGGCATCTCCCGCAAGGTGGAGAGCGAGTCCGACCGGAAGAAGCTGAAGGAGAAGGTGGCGGAGATGGAGATCCCCGAGGGGCTCGGCTACATTGTCCGGACCGAGGCCCTCGGCAAGACCAAGACCGAGCTCGCCAAGGACCTCCAGTACCTCATCAAGCTCCACGACACCATCCAGGAGAAGGCCGCCGACACCAAGGGGCCGGCCCTCATCTACCAGGAATCGAACCTGGTGATCCGCACCATCCGCGACTACTTCACCGCCGAAATCGACGAGGTGCTCGTCGACAGCAAGGATGTCTACAAGCAGGCCCGGGACTTCTTCAAGCAGACGATGCCCAAGTTCGAGAAGCTCGTGAAGATGCACCAGGAGAAGCGCCCCATCTTCTCCCGCTACCAGATCGAGGAGCAGATCGACCTGATCTACGAAAAGAAGGTGCCGCTGAAGTCCGGCGGCTCCATCGTCATCGAGCCGACGGAGGCGCTGGTCTCCATCGACGTCAACTCCGGCAAGTCCACCGGCGAGAAGGGGGTGGAGGACACCGCCTTCAAGACCAACCTGGAGGCCGCCGAAGAGGCGGCGCGGCAACTCCGGCTCCGGGACCTGGGCGGGCTCATCGTGCTCGACTTCATCGACATGCGGGACAAGAAGCATATCGCGGCGGTGGAGAAGACCCTCAAGGCGGCCCTCAAGAGCGACAAGGCGCGGGTCACCGTGGGACGCATCTCCCAGTTCGGGATGCTCGAGATGTCGCGCCAGCGGATCCGCCAGACCCTGGATCAGGCCAGCGTCCTCGAATGCCCCCACTGCTCCGGCCGGGGGAAGGTGAAATCGGTGGAGAGCATGGCCCTCTCCTTCCTGCGCAAGGTCCACGCCGCCGCCGCCAAGGGGACCGTGGCCGAGGTGCAGGGGGGACTTCCGCTGGAGGTGGCCTACTACCTCCTCAACCGCAAGAGGGGCGAACTGGCCCAGATCGAGAGCGACTACGACATCGTCGTCACCGTCAAGGGAAAGACCTCCCTCCTCATGAACCAGGTGGAGCTGGAGCTGGTCAAGCGGGAGAGACCGCTTTCGGCCGAGCTGGCCCCGGAAGCGGCCGAACCCGTCGAGCGGAAGGAGCGGGCGCCGAAGGAGGTGGCCGCGGGAGAGGAGCCGGCGGAAGCCGCGGAAGGGAAGAAGAAGCGGCGCCGGAGCAGGAAGAAGGGGGGCGCCGAAGAGCCCCTGGAGACGGAAGCGGCCGCAGAAGCCGCCGAGGAGACCGTCGTCGAAGAACCGTCCGAAGAGCACGAGGCGGAGGAGACGGAGGCCGGAGCCGAGCCCCCCGCCGCGGAAGGAGCCCGGAAGAAGCGGAAACGCCGGCGTCGGCGCGGCAAGAAGCCACCGGTTGAAGGTGCCGAGAGTGCTGCCGAAGGGGCAGAAGGAGTCCCGGCCGAGGAAGCGGTCCAGCCCGCACCCGAAACGGAAGGGACCGAAGAGGAGGCTCCCGCCGCCGACGAGGCGAAGAAAAAACGCCGGCGGCGCCGCCGGCGCGGCGGAAAGCGAGGCGCCGAGGAGGGGATGGCGGCCACGGGCGAAGAAGCGGCGAGCGAGGGACCGGCGGCAGAGATCGAGCCCCCCGTCGTTCCGGCCGTCCCGGAACCCGCCCCCGAGGCGGTCCCGGCGACTGCAAAGCCGAAGAAGCCGCGGGCGTCCCGGGCGAAGAAGAGCGTACCTGCAGAAGAAGCGGCCGAACCGGCGGCAGCGGCGCCGGCCGCTCCCCCCGCCGAAGCCCCCGAAGTGGCGGCAGAACCCCCCGCGCCGAAGAAGCGGGCACCCCGGAAGAAGAAAGAGGTCCCCGCCGAGGAGGCGGTCACCGCGGCACCGGCAGAAGAGCCGGCGCCGGAGGGAGGGGAAACGCCAAAGAAGAAGCGGGCACCGCGCAAGAAGAAGGAACCGACGCCGGAAGAGCCGTCGGCCTGATCCCCTCGGTCGGCTCCCGTCCCAAGGAGGAACTGACATGATGAAGCGGATAATCGGAACCATCGCGGTTTTCGCGGCGCTCACGGCATCCTCCGCCACCGCCGCAGGATTCGAGGAGTTCTCGCTCTACCCCACCATCCAGTACTTCACCTGGAAGGAGTACGACAGCGGCGGTGCGCGCCTGCTGAAGGAGGATGGCCCCCTCTTCGGGGTGGGAGGGACGGCGACCCTCGACCTTCACGACAACTTCCTCTTCCTGAGAGGAAAGGCGGAACTGTTCGGCGGTCAGGTCGACTACGACGGACAGACCACCGACACCGACCCCCGCTTCGACCGCCTTCCCGTCAAGAGCGACGTCAACTACTTCGGCGGGAAGATCGAGACCGATTTCTCCTGGCGCCTTCCGGGGCCCGACGGCTCCCTGGAGCCCTTTGCCGGCCTCGGCTACCGCCACTGGCTGCGCAACATAGAGGCATCGTCCACCCAGACCCGCGACGCCATCCCGGTCGCCGTGCAGACCTCCTCGGCCACCGAGGAGTGGCTCAGCCTCTACGCCCGCCTCGGCGTTCGTGGCACCTACCGCCTCTCCGACTCGGTCCGCATCTCCCTGGAGGGGGGTGCCCGGTACCCGTTCCTCAACCGCAACTACGCCGAAGCCTTCGGCCAGAACGTGACCCTTGAGCCCCGCGGCTCATGGTCGGCCTTTGGGGAGCTGAGTACGCAGTTCGGCCGCTTCCGGCCGGCCGTCTACTACGAAGGATTCCGGTTCGGCAAGTCCCCCACGGTTGCCGCCTACGATCCGGTCAACGCCCAGCTGGTGGGGATTCTCCAGCCCGAATCTTCAGCGGACATCATCGGCTTCAGCTTCAGTTTCCTCTTCCGGTAACGTCCCTCCTTCGACGGCGACAGAACGGGCGGAGCCTCCTCACGGGGCTCCGCCTTTTTGCTGCCCGGGTGTATAACTTCACCATGCACCCAGCCACCTTCAGAATAACTCCGTAATTTCAGCCCATTACCCCCAACATTCCTTCACGGATGCCATTCAGAGATGCCGCGCGCGTATACCCCGAGTATACAGAACAGCCGCGGCACGCCCCGCTCCCTCCGGAAAACAGTCAGCGTGATCCTTCTATTTCCGGCATGTTACGCAAGAAACATGAACGCCGGCTCACCGTTGGTACATCCGGTGCAGAAAGGAGATCACAAACCTGACGGACCGGTAACACACGCGGAGAGAATGAGATGAGCATTTTGACGTTTCCCCCCCTCGACGAGGGTATCCCCCCCATAGCCCTCGGTGGTGTCGGGATGGAAGATTTCCTCCTGGCGCTCTTTGCCGGCTTGGGAACCATGGCCGTGGTAATCCAGCTCCTGCCGGGTCTCATGCTGTTCAGTTCCATGGTCAGGAGCATCTTCAGCACTCCACGGCAGATCGCCCCGCCGGGAAACGGCGCCGGAAACGGCCCGGCGTGAACGCGCCGCGCCTCGGCGGCTCGAAGGAGAGTATCCATGAACGCATCGATCACAACGGCATTGCTCGCAGTTCTTGCACCAGCCACCCCCGCCCTCGCCTCCTCCGGCGGCACCGACGGATTCACGGGGGTCTTCATGGTGGTCTTTCTCAGCTACTGCGCCATCATCGTCGTTGCCCAGGCCCTGGCCGCGCTGCGCGCCCTGATGGAGTGGACCAACCGCAAACCGACGACGGCCGCTCCCGAGGAGAGCGACGGGTAACGTAGGTCGGCCCGGTGGACGAGACGGTCTCCCGAAGGCCGTCGACCGCGCGGTCAGCACCCGACGCGGCCGGCGGCCTTTTTTGCGTGGCCGGGCCGACCGGCATGACATTCCCTCCCGCTGTGCTAGAGTTACAGCATGATCACCATCGAGAGCCATAGCGGGCCATCGGCCGCAGAACACCGGGTGGAAATCGTTGAGCGGAAGGGGACGGGGCATCCCGACTCCATCTGCGACGCGGTGGTGGACGCCATCTCGGTGGCACTCTCCCGCGCCTACCTGCGCACGTTCGGCCAGGTCCTCCACCACAACATCGACAAGAGCCTGCTGGCCGCCGGGCGCGTGGAAAAGGGGTTCGGCGGCGGACGCGTGACCGGTCCCATGGAGTTGATCATCGGCGACCGGGCCACCTTCGCCATGGGGGGGGAGGAGATCCCCGTGGCGGAGATCGCCGTGGACACCGCCCGGCAGTGGTTCCGGGACAACCTCCGCTTCGTGGACCCCGACGAACATGTGACCTTCCGGCTCGTCCTCGCCCCCGGCTCCCCGGAACTGACCGACATCTTCGCCCGCCCCGGCGCGGTCAGGGTTGCCAACGACACCTCCGCCGCCGTCGGCTACTGGCCCCTCTCCCCCACGGAGCGGGCGGTGCTCTCCCTGGAACGGTTCCTCAATTCGCCGTCGTTCAAGGAGCGCTTCCCCGAAACGGGGGAGGACGTCAAGGTGATGGGGCTGCGCACGGGAACCGACCTGGAACTGACCGTGGCGATGCCGCTCATCGCCCGGTTCATCGGCTCGGAGGGGGAGTACTTCGCGCGCCGGGAGGTCATCCGCAGGGCGATCGGCTCCTTCGTGGAGGCGCTGGCCGGCTTCGGACGCCGGGAGGTCAGTCTGAACGCCCTGGACGAGCCGGGGCGGGGGCTTGGGGGGGTCTATCTCTCGCTCCTCGGCACCTCGGCTGAGGATGCCGACTCAGGGCAGGTGGGACGGGGCAACCGGGTGAACGGGATCATCGCCCTGGGTCGCCCCCTCGGTACCGAGGCGGCCGCCGGCAAGAACCCGGTGAGCCACGTGGGGAAAATCTACAACGTCCTGGCCCACCGCCTCGCCCGGCAGATCTGCCAGGAGATCGAGGGGATCCGGGAGGCGTCGGTCCTGCTGCTGAGCAGGATCGGCACCCCCATTGACCAGCCGCGGATGGCTGCAGCCCAGCTGCGGCTGGAGCCGGGCCGGCGGCTCACCGAGGTGAGTGGCAGGGCGGAGGAGATCATCGCACGGGGGCTGGCGGGGATCGGTGAATTCTGCCGGGAGCTGGCGGAGGGGCGACACCCGGTCTGCTGAAGGGCGACGCTACATGAGGAGCGAGAGGAGTACCTGCACGATGAGGATCTTCCCGATGGTCGCCACCGGATAGACCGAGGCGTAGCCGATGTTCGGCAGGTCGTTGCCGGTCTGCTCCAGGGCGTATCCGAGAACGGCGGGCTGGGTCTGGAGGCCGGCCACCATGCCGATCAGGAGGCTCATGGGGATCTTCAGGAGCTTGTGCCCCACCCAGAGGGCAAGGAGAGCGGTAACGCAGGTGATGACCGCGCCGGCGGCGAAGATGGCGACGCCTCCCCCCTTGGCGAGGGTCGAGACGAAGCCGTAGCCGGCCCGGGTGCCGATTCCGGCCAGGAAGAGCACCAGGCCGATCTGGCGAAGGGTCATGTTGGCACTGTAGGGAAGGCTCCAGACCATCCCGCCGCTGCGGCCGATGGTGCCGAGGATGAGCGCCACGATGAGGGGACCGCCGGCAAAGCCAAGCTTGAGGGTCACCCCGCCGGGGAGAGGGATCGGCACGGTGCCGAGGAGGAGCCCCAGGGCGAGGCCGAGACTGAAGGTGAGGATGTCGACCTCTGAAACGGCCCGGTAGGAGTCGCCGAAGAAGGAGGTGACCTGCGCCATCCGGTCCCGCCGGGTCACTACCCGGACCCGGTCCCCCAGTTCCAGCACCATGTCGTCATGGGGGAGGAAATCGTCGTCGCCCCGGCGAACCCGCGTGACGGTGGCGTCGAACCGCTCGAAGAGGCCGAGATCCCCGAGCCGTCGGCCCGCCACCCGCGGGTTGGAGACGAAGATCCGCCGGTAGTCGAATTCGCTCCGGTCGTGGGCAATCTCCTCCTCGCTCACCTCGCCGAGTACCGCCGCCACCCGGTCCAGCTCCGATGCCGTGCCGATGGCGATGACGAGGTCTCCCGGCTGCAGCCGGACCTGGGGACCCGCCAGGAGATACGCCTCGCCCCGCTTGATCCTCCCGAAGATGACGTCCCATTTCTCCTGCCGCGAGAGGGCCGCGATGGTCTGCCGCTCCGCGCCGGGCCACGCGACCCGGATGGTGGCGCTCCGCAGCGCCTCGGTGGCAGCGCCGGCAATCTTGAGTCGTTTCCCCTCCGCGGCGTAGTCGATGCGCCAGAGCTTCTGGACGAGGCTGATGGCAAGCACCACCCCCATGACCCCCATGGGGTAGGCGATGGAATACCCCACCACCGGCTCGGCCAGGAGCTGGTCGACGAGGCCGGGGGAGGCCAGGTGCTTGATCGTCTCCAGGGCCCCGGCCAGCGCCGGCGTATTGGTGAGGCTTCCCGCGAAGAGGCCGGCGGTGACGCTCCCCGACAGGCCGAGGAGACGCTGGGCGCCGACGGTGAGGAGCGCGGCTATGACGATGCCGCCCAGAACGAAGAGGTTGTTGCGGACCCCATCCTGGCGCAGCGACGCCACGAAGGCCGGTCCGCTGGAGAGACCGATGGTGTAGACGAAGAGGGCAAGCCCCAGGACGTAGACGATCTCGGGGAGCTTCAACTCGGGGTGGATCGAGCCGATGGCGAGACCGACGAAGAGCACCGAGGCGACGCCGAGGCTCGAACCGCGGATCCGGATCCGGCCGAGGGGGTAGCCGACGGCGGCCACCAGGAAAAGGAGAAGGAGCGGGTTGTCGATCAGAAGCTTGAGCATGGCAGATCCGGGGTGAGGCAGTAGAGTGGGGAGCGTTCGCTCTCGTTGGATGCGGGGAGGATTGCGGTTGGCCTACAGGCGGAGCATCGGCTTGATGTTGTCCGGGACATAGTTCCGTTCCACCGGCCACCCCTTACCGGGGACATAGACCGTTGCCAGGCGGTAGGCGATGAAGCCGAGCAGATCGAAGGGTTCGGGGAGCTCCGGCTCGACCCGGACCACCTTGAAGCCAACCAGGTCCCCCACGGCGGGAGCGTCGGTCGCCTCCTTGAGGGTACAGGCGTCGATCACCCTCCCCCCGCTCCGGTTCGCCAGGCGGATGCTGAAGTAGCGCTCCCCTTCGGCGCCGACCCGCCCCCGCTCCTCCACGAGGGCCGGGACAACCGCCTCCAGGAGGAGGGCGTTGTCGAGATTCTCGCAGGCGTAGCGGAAGGCGGCCCCGGAATCCGGGAAGACGATCGGTTCGCGCGTGCGGCGACGCAGAAAGCCGAACACGGCCCTATCCGTCCTTCTGGTCGGGGCGTTTCAGAAAGACCACCAACGCCCCGCTCCCCCCCATATCGCGGGGGGCGGGAGCGAATTCGGCCACCATCCCCTTCCCCTTCTCCCGGAGCCAGCCGACCACCGCCCCCTGCAGCACCGGCTCGCCGGCGGAGTTGTTCCCCTTGCCGGTGATGATGAGCAGCGCCTTCTCCCCCTGGCGGTAGGCGGTGGCAACGAAACGTTCCAGCGCCTGCACCGCCTCTTCCCGCGTCAGGCCGTGGAGATCGAGCTCCCTCACGATCCGGATCGTCCCCTTCTTCAGCTCTCGGAGGCGGTTCACCGGCAGCGGCCGCAGCATCCCCCCCGAGGCAGGCACACCCTCGCGGAACGAGACGTCGAGCTTGAGCTTCGAGAGGGCGGCGAGGAATTCCCGCTGGTCTCCTTCGTCCACCGCGGGCGCCGGGGCCGACCGGGGGGCATCGTGCTTCGGGGAGACGGATGCCGCCGCACGGGGAGCGAGGGGCTTCGCGTCGCTGACCGCGCGGAGAAACAGGGTCGCATCGTCCGGCTCCGACACCGGGGGGGGAGGCGGAGCGGCTTTTTTCTCCGGCTCCGCCCGCCGTGCCGGCTCGGCCTGGAACCCCTTCAGGGTCGAAAAGGGCCTGCTGCCGAAGTCAGGCTCTTTTTTCCCGGGCTGTTCGGTTTTGTGGGTTTTCTTCTTCATTCGCCTGACATCCGCAGCCGGCTACGGAGCCTCCTTCGGCACAAGGATGATCTCGATCCGCCGGTTCTTCGCCTTTCCCTCTTCGGTGCCATTGTCGGCCACCGGCTTATACTCGCCATAGGCAACCGCCGACAGGACCTGCGGGTCGATGCCCCGGCTCTGGAGGAAACGGGCAACGTTGATGGCCCGCGCCGCCGAGAGCTCCCAGTTGGTGGGAAACTTCTTCGTCAGGTTGCCGACGATCTGGACGTTGTCGGTATGCCCCTCGATCCGGATCGCCTTATCCTTCACCTCCGTGAGGATATCGACCACCTTCTGAAGCACCTGGAGCCCTTCGGGCTTCACCTCGGCCCTGCCGGAGTCGAAAAGAACGGCGTCCACCATGTTCACCGTCAGCTTCCCCTTGAGCTCGGAGATGGTGACCTGCCCCTGGGATATCTCGCTCTTCATCTTGTCGAGAAGGTCCTCGTAGGTCTTGCTCACCTCCTTGACCTTTTCCTCCTTCGCCTTCTGGGTCGACGCGATCTCGGCCCTGAGGCGCCCGTTCTCGCCCTCCAGATCGGCCACCTTCTGCCGCAGGTCGGAGACGGACTGGGAAAGGCTGTCGGATTTGGCTTTCAGGACCTTCTCCAGCTCCCGGTTGTCGGCGATGAGCTTCTCCTTCTCCTTCCCGAGGCCTGCCGCCTCCCCTGTCGCCTTCGCCAGCTGCGCCTTCAGGGTGGCGTTCTCGGCCGTCAAGGCCTGGTATTTCTCCTGAAGCGTCGAAAGGTCCTTGGAGAGCGTATCGGCCTCCTCCACCTTCTTGAGATATTTGCTCTCCGCTACGAGGCAGCCGGAAAGGGCACACGAGGCGCAGGCAACGAGTACGAGGTATGCGAGACGTTTCACCATGAAAATCCTCCTTGATCCTGAAGGTTCGCGCGAAGCGGGGGGTTCCGCGGTACGCGCGCTACGAGAAAATATACACCGGCACCGCGCCTGCCGCAAGCACAAGGGTCTGGGGAATCCAGAGGCGACGGTACACCCGGGACATGTCCGCCTCGAAGTATTCGCGGGTCAGCACCAGGCAGAGGTGGACCGGCGAGAGCATCACCCCGGCGAAACCGCTTCCGAAGGCAAGGGCGAGGAGGCCGAGCGACGGGGGGTCACCCCCCATGAGCGGCATGAGGATCGGAAAGGTGATCCCCACGTAGGCGATGGTGAGGCCGGTCATGAGGCCGGCCAGGAACGGGATGGCGGTGATGATGAGAAGCACCGGGAGGCCGCTGGCGGCAAAGAAGCGGGAGATGCCGTCCAGCGCCCCCGTCACCCGGAGGGTCTCCTGAAAGATCATGATCCCGAAGACGAGGAAGAGCGCCTTGAGCGACACGCTCTCCCGCAGGGACGTCAGGATGGCAGACGGCCGGTAGCGATGGCCGGCATAGAGGAGCGCCGTGACGCTCCCCATGGCGATCACCGGATTCACCCGGAACAGCACCACGGCGGCGAGCGTCGCCACAATCGGAGCAATGGTGAAGAGAAAGGTCCGCAGCGCCCGCCCCCTGCCGGTCCGGTTCTCCGCGGCGGCGGGAATGGAGCCGATGCCGGCAAAGCAGAACAAGGCCCCCCAGCACACCACCGAGACGGCGAAGGGGGCGTTGGCGAGGACGATCCGCTGGTAGGGGATGTGACTGAGGCCGGCAACGAGGATAATGCCGGGGTAAAGCGGAGAGACGTACTCCCAGATGTGCCGGTACCAGTAGTTGATCATCGCCTTCTGGTCGGCAGGGAGCGAGAGCCGGGCCGACGCCTCGCGGACCATGGGGGCGGAAAACACCGCCCCCCCGGGGGACGGGAGCATCCCGATCATGGCCGGCATGGCCGCCATCACGAGGCGGGGGTCGGGAAGGAGCTCCGAGAGGCTCTCCACCATCCGCTTCAGGGTCCCCGTAGTGCGGAGGATGTTTTCCATGATCATGGTGAAGACGAGGGTGGCGGTCATCTCCAGCGATTGGGGGGAGACCAGGGCGGTCCGGACCCCGAAGAGAAAGCGCAGCGGCGGCGTCAGGTAAAGGAGGGCCAGGAGGAGCGATCCGGCGACCATGACCGTCCCGAGATGGACCTTGCGCCGCAGCAGCCACACCACGACAGCAAGGACGGCGATCGTTTTCAGGAGGTCCGTCATTCGGTTCCCCCCTCCAATGAAAAAAGGGACGACGCCGTCCCTTTCTCCCGAAAATATCCGTGCCGCACCCTCCGCCTACCTCCGGACGATCCGCCGCTTCATGCCGCCCATGGCGGCGGCCTGCTGCTTCATGACGACGCTCTGGCGCTCCAGGTGGAACTGCAGCCACATGTCGCCGTACACCTTCATCTTCATCTTCTTCGTGGCCTGGAGCGCTTCGAGGTTCGCCTTCAGCTTCTCGTCGCCGGGGAGCTTCTTGAGGCCGCGCTCCAGCACGTCCTTCGCCTGCCCGAAATCCTCGCACTCGGTCCAGCAGTAGGCGTAGAGCGCCCAGATGAGCGACTCCTTCGGGCTCCACTGCACCGCCTTCTCAAAGGTCTCCTTCATCTTGTCGCGCTTGGTGCGCTTCATGTAAGTGATGGCGAGCATCCCCATGGCGACCCAGTTCTTGCCAAACGATTTCTCCAGGTACGGGAAGGCATTGCTGAAATCCCGCTTCAGGTAGTAGATCATGCCGATCTGGGCGTTGATCTGCCCCTCGACGTACATCTGCCACTTGGAATAGCGGAACGCCTCCTTGAGCTCGCGGATCGACTTGTCGACACGCTGCGCCTGGAGGTCCCGGTTCGCGGTCTCCATCACCTCCAGCACCTTCTTCATGACGATGCGGGAGATGAGCAGGAACGATCCCCCGAAGAGGACGAGGCCGACGAGGATCGCCCACCACCAGGAAGAGGCGCCCGCGGAAAGGATGATGACCAGGATTGCGACCAGGGCGATGCCGCCGGAAATCAAAAAGTTATACATTGAATGAAGGTTCCTTTCGTGTGAGGCTCATGCAACACTGCTGCGGGACCGCCCTGACGGGGCCGTGCCGGACCGGCGAAACGGCTAGCCGTTCCCCTCGCCGTTCGGCGCGGGGACCATCGCCCCCTTCTTCTCCACGTATTTGGCGACGATGATCCGCTTGCCGGGACGAAGCGCCAGCTTCCCCCTGATATTGTTCCACGTCGCCAGAATGCGGGAGGAGATATTGAACTTTTTCGCCAGCGACGCGAGGGTATCCCCCCGCTTCACCGTGTAGTACTTGTGGAACTCCCGGAAATTCTCCTTCCGGCCGGCCTCTGCCGCGGCCACCTTCACCTCGGCGTGCTCCTCGGTGGCGGCAGGGATCGGCACGAGAATCGTCCGGCCACGGAGCTTCTTCCCGACCGCAATCCTGTTCACCTCCGCCAGGGTCTGGGCGGTGGTCCCGTAGCGGCGCGCGATCGCCTCCAGGGTCTCTTTCTTTTTGACCCGGTGGCGGGCGTAGGCGATCTTCTCCTTGAAGCGCTGGTCCTCGGGGACCTTGGCGTAGGCCTCCTCGAAGAGCTTCTTCGTCCCCTTCGGAATCTTCAGTTCGTATGCCGGATAGCTCGGGGGGGTGCACCAGCGGCGCAGCTCCGGGTTCAACTCCTTCACGGTCTGGTAGCTCACGTCGCTCAGCTTCGCCACGAGCTCCAGGTCGGTGCGGGACGGGATCGTGACGGTGTCGAACTCCACGGGGGGGAGGTACGCCACGTCGGCGAACCCGTATTTGGCCGGCTCCTTGGCGATGATGGCCGCGGCAAGGAGCTTCGGCACGTAGTCCTTCGTTTCGCGCTTGAGGTACGATCCCTTGGAGATTTCCCAGAAGTCGCGGGTGTTGTACCGCTCGATGGCCCGCAGGATCTTGTTCTCACCGGCGTTGTAGCCGGCGGCCGCCAGGTACCAGTTGTTGTTGAAGAGGGCGTAGAGCTCCTTCAGGTAGAGGGCCGCGGCCACCGTCGACTTGAGGGGGTCACGGCGCTCGTCGATCCACGAATCGATCCGGAGCGAATACCGCTTGCCGGTCCCCGAGATGAACTGCCAGGGACCCACGGCGCTCGCCACCGACACGGCGTGGGGGGTGAAGCCGCTCTCGATCATCGCCAGGTAGACGAGGTCTTCGGGGAGCCCGTTCTTGCGGAGAACCTCGCGCATCATGGGGATGTAGCGCTCGGAACGGGAGAGCCAGCGGGTGAACGCCTTGCGCCCGGCGCTCTGGAAGTAGCCGACGAAATACTCG contains:
- a CDS encoding Rne/Rng family ribonuclease; amino-acid sequence: MAKKMLINVMHPEEARVAIVEEGKLVDLDIEIAGSEQTRGNIYKGVVVRVEPGLQAAFVDIGLKRLGFLQMGEIHPSFWQWRSDIPEEQRSRRPRIQEILRRGQELVVQVEKGERDMKGAALTSYLSLPGRYMVLMPGSDSAGISRKVESESDRKKLKEKVAEMEIPEGLGYIVRTEALGKTKTELAKDLQYLIKLHDTIQEKAADTKGPALIYQESNLVIRTIRDYFTAEIDEVLVDSKDVYKQARDFFKQTMPKFEKLVKMHQEKRPIFSRYQIEEQIDLIYEKKVPLKSGGSIVIEPTEALVSIDVNSGKSTGEKGVEDTAFKTNLEAAEEAARQLRLRDLGGLIVLDFIDMRDKKHIAAVEKTLKAALKSDKARVTVGRISQFGMLEMSRQRIRQTLDQASVLECPHCSGRGKVKSVESMALSFLRKVHAAAAKGTVAEVQGGLPLEVAYYLLNRKRGELAQIESDYDIVVTVKGKTSLLMNQVELELVKRERPLSAELAPEAAEPVERKERAPKEVAAGEEPAEAAEGKKKRRRSRKKGGAEEPLETEAAAEAAEETVVEEPSEEHEAEETEAGAEPPAAEGARKKRKRRRRRGKKPPVEGAESAAEGAEGVPAEEAVQPAPETEGTEEEAPAADEAKKKRRRRRRRGGKRGAEEGMAATGEEAASEGPAAEIEPPVVPAVPEPAPEAVPATAKPKKPRASRAKKSVPAEEAAEPAAAAPAAPPAEAPEVAAEPPAPKKRAPRKKKEVPAEEAVTAAPAEEPAPEGGETPKKKRAPRKKKEPTPEEPSA
- a CDS encoding autotransporter outer membrane beta-barrel domain-containing protein, giving the protein MMKRIIGTIAVFAALTASSATAAGFEEFSLYPTIQYFTWKEYDSGGARLLKEDGPLFGVGGTATLDLHDNFLFLRGKAELFGGQVDYDGQTTDTDPRFDRLPVKSDVNYFGGKIETDFSWRLPGPDGSLEPFAGLGYRHWLRNIEASSTQTRDAIPVAVQTSSATEEWLSLYARLGVRGTYRLSDSVRISLEGGARYPFLNRNYAEAFGQNVTLEPRGSWSAFGELSTQFGRFRPAVYYEGFRFGKSPTVAAYDPVNAQLVGILQPESSADIIGFSFSFLFR
- a CDS encoding methionine adenosyltransferase, which translates into the protein MITIESHSGPSAAEHRVEIVERKGTGHPDSICDAVVDAISVALSRAYLRTFGQVLHHNIDKSLLAAGRVEKGFGGGRVTGPMELIIGDRATFAMGGEEIPVAEIAVDTARQWFRDNLRFVDPDEHVTFRLVLAPGSPELTDIFARPGAVRVANDTSAAVGYWPLSPTERAVLSLERFLNSPSFKERFPETGEDVKVMGLRTGTDLELTVAMPLIARFIGSEGEYFARREVIRRAIGSFVEALAGFGRREVSLNALDEPGRGLGGVYLSLLGTSAEDADSGQVGRGNRVNGIIALGRPLGTEAAAGKNPVSHVGKIYNVLAHRLARQICQEIEGIREASVLLLSRIGTPIDQPRMAAAQLRLEPGRRLTEVSGRAEEIIARGLAGIGEFCRELAEGRHPVC
- a CDS encoding aspartate:alanine exchanger family transporter encodes the protein MLKLLIDNPLLLLFLVAAVGYPLGRIRIRGSSLGVASVLFVGLAIGSIHPELKLPEIVYVLGLALFVYTIGLSSGPAFVASLRQDGVRNNLFVLGGIVIAALLTVGAQRLLGLSGSVTAGLFAGSLTNTPALAGALETIKHLASPGLVDQLLAEPVVGYSIAYPMGVMGVVLAISLVQKLWRIDYAAEGKRLKIAGAATEALRSATIRVAWPGAERQTIAALSRQEKWDVIFGRIKRGEAYLLAGPQVRLQPGDLVIAIGTASELDRVAAVLGEVSEEEIAHDRSEFDYRRIFVSNPRVAGRRLGDLGLFERFDATVTRVRRGDDDFLPHDDMVLELGDRVRVVTRRDRMAQVTSFFGDSYRAVSEVDILTFSLGLALGLLLGTVPIPLPGGVTLKLGFAGGPLIVALILGTIGRSGGMVWSLPYSANMTLRQIGLVLFLAGIGTRAGYGFVSTLAKGGGVAIFAAGAVITCVTALLALWVGHKLLKIPMSLLIGMVAGLQTQPAVLGYALEQTGNDLPNIGYASVYPVATIGKILIVQVLLSLLM
- a CDS encoding Smr/MutS family protein: MKKKTHKTEQPGKKEPDFGSRPFSTLKGFQAEPARRAEPEKKAAPPPPPVSEPDDATLFLRAVSDAKPLAPRAAASVSPKHDAPRSAPAPAVDEGDQREFLAALSKLKLDVSFREGVPASGGMLRPLPVNRLRELKKGTIRIVRELDLHGLTREEAVQALERFVATAYRQGEKALLIITGKGNNSAGEPVLQGAVVGWLREKGKGMVAEFAPAPRDMGGSGALVVFLKRPDQKDG